In one window of Lynx canadensis isolate LIC74 chromosome A3, mLynCan4.pri.v2, whole genome shotgun sequence DNA:
- the SLC32A1 gene encoding vesicular inhibitory amino acid transporter produces MATLLRSKLSNVATTVSNKSQAKVSGMFARMGFQAATDEEAVGFAHCDDLDFEHRQGLQMDILKTEGEPCGDEGAEPPVEGDIHYQRGGGAPLPPSGSKDQALGAGGEFGGHDKPKITAWEAGWNVTNAIQGMFVLGLPYAILHGGYLGLFLIIFAAVVCCYTGKILIACLYEENEDGEVVRVRDSYVAIANACCAPRFPTLGGRVVNVAQIIELVMTCILYVVVSGNLMYNSFPGLPVSQKSWAIIATAVLLPCAFLKNLKAVSKFSLLCTLAHFVINILVIAYCLSRARDWAWEKVKFYIDVKKFPISIGIIVFSYTSQIFLPSLEGNMQQPSEFHCMMNWTHIAACVLKGLFALVAYLTWADETKEVITDNLPGSIRAVVNIFLVAKALLSYPLPFFAAVEVLEKSLFQEGSRAFFPACYGGDGRLKSWGLTLRCALVVFTLLMAIYVPHFALLMGLTGSLTGAGLCFLLPSLFHLRLLWRKLLWHQVFFDVAIFVIGGICSVSGFVHSLEGLIEAYRTNAED; encoded by the exons ATGGCCACCCTTTTACGCAGCAAGCTGTCCAACGTGGCCACAACAGTGTCCAACAAGTCCCAGGCCAAGGTGAGCGGCATGTTCGCCAGGATGGGTTTTCAGGCGGCCACCGACGAGGAGGCGGTGGGTTTTGCTCACTGCGACGACCTCGACTTTGAGCACCGTCAGGGCCTGCAGATGGACATCCTGAAAACCGAGGGCGAGCCCTGCGGGGACGAGGGCGCCGAGCCGCCCGTCGAGGGAGACATCCATTACCAGCGCGGCGGAGGCGCGCCCCTGCCGCCCTCGGGCTCCAAGGACCAGGCTCTGGGGGCCGGTGGCGAGTTCGGGGGCCACGACAAACCCAAGATCACGGCGTGGGAGGCGGGCTGGAACGTGACCAACGCTATCCAG GGCATGTTCGTGCTGGGCCTGCCCTACGCCATCCTGCACGGCGGCTACCTAGGGTTGTTCCTCATCATCTTCGCCGCCGTGGTGTGCTGCTACACCGGCAAGATCCTCATCGCGTGCCTGTACGAGGAGAACGAGGACGGCGAGGTGGTGCGCGTGCGGGACTCGTACGTGGCCATCGCCAACGCGTGCTGCGCGCCGCGCTTCCCGACGCTGGGAGGCCGCGTGGTGAACGTGGCGCAGATCATCGAGCTGGTGATGACTTGCATCCTGTACGTGGTGGTCAGCGGCAACCTCATGTACAACAGCTTCCCGGGGCTGCCCGTGTCGCAGAAGTCCTGGGCCATTATCGCCACCGCCGTGCTGCTGCCCTGCGCCTTCCTTAAGAACCTCAAGGCGGTGTCCAAGTTCAGCCTGCTGTGCACTCTGGCCCACTTCGTCATCAACATCCTGGTCATCGCCTACTGCCTGTCACGGGCACGCGACTGGGCCTGGGAGAAGGTCAAGTTCTACATCGACGTCAAGAAGTTTCCCATCTCCATTGGCATCATCGTGTTCAGCTACACGTCCCAGATCTTCCTGCCTTCGCTGGAGGGCAACATGCAGCAGCCCAGCGAGTTCCACTGCATGATGAACTGGACTCACATCGCCGCCTGCGTGCTCAAGGGCCTCTTCGCGCTGGTCGCCTACCTCACCTGGGCCGACGAGACCAAGGAGGTCATCACGGATAACCTGCCCGGTTCCATCCGTGCCGTGGTCAACATCTTCCTGGTGGCCAAGGCGCTGTTGTCTTACCCGCTGCCCTTCTTCGCTGCTGTGGAGGTGCTGGAGAAGTCGCTCTTCCAGGAAGGCAGCCGCGCCTTCTTCCCGGCCTGCTACGGCGGCGACGGGCGCCTCAAATCGTGGGGGCTGACGCTGCGCTGTGCGCTGGTCGTCTTCACGCTGCTCATGGCCATCTACGTGCCGCACTTCGCGCTGCTCATGGGCCTCACCGGCAGTCTCACGGGCGCCGGCCTCTGCTTCCTGCTGCCCAGCCTCTTCCACCTGCGCCTGCTCTGGCGCAAGCTGCTGTGGCACCAAGTCTTCTTCGATGTCGCCATCTTCGTCATCGGTGGCATCTGCAGTGTGTCCGGCTTCGTGCACTCGCTTGAGGGCCTCATCGAGGCCTACCGAACCAACGCGGAGGACTAG